Part of the Synergistaceae bacterium genome, AGATATTATTGAGCCGACACAAAGGACTATGGATGCACTGATGCAGTTAAATTTAGCGTCGGGCGTAGACATACAGATAAAATTTTAATTTATTAAGGAGAATTAATTAATTATGTCAATAGGGATTCTGGGGAAAAAACTCGGAATGACACAGATTTATGACTCAGAGGGACAGGCCGTAGCTGTTACGGTCGTCTCTGCTGGGCCGTGCTCTGTAGTTGCTCTGCGTACCCCCGAACAGAACGGCTATTCTGCTGTTCTTCTCGGCTTTGAGTCAATCAAGGCTCATAAGCTGTCCAAACCGCAAAAAGTTATGTTCGAGAAATTGAAGCTCGAACCAAAGAGGACTCTTAGAGAATTCAGAGTCAATGACGTTAAGCAGTATGAAGTAGGCTCGGAAATCAAAGTAGATTTATTCACAGCCGGCGAAAAAATTAACGTCAAAGGTATATCAAAGGGTAAAGGTTTCGCAGGAGTTATCAAGCGTCATCATATGGGAGGCCAGCAATTTTCACACGGTACTTCGGTCGAACATAGACACGGAGGCTCAAGCGGTGCAATTTCTTATCCCGGCCGCGTCTTCCCCGGCAAAAGAATGCCCGGCCACATGGGAAGCGATAAAGTTACAGTCAAGAATCTTACTGTAATGGCCGTTGATGTCGAGAATAATTTAATTCTGGTAAAAGGCGCAGTCCCAGGCTCAAAAAATAGCCTCATTGCCCTCTACAAGAAAGACTAAAGGGGGTAAAAGATTATGCCATTCGTAAAAGTCTACGAGCTAAACGGGGACCGGGCCGGAGAAATGGAACTCTCAGAGAAAGTATTTAATCAATCAGTTAATATGAGTGCGATACATCAAGTAGTAACCGCTCATTTAGCAAATTGCAGACAGGGAACGCACAACACACTCACGCGCGGCGATGTCTCAGGAGGCGGCAAAAAGCCATGGAGGCAGAAGCACACGGGCCGAGCTCGTCAAGGTTCTACACGTTCACCGATATGGACGCACGGGGGAGTAGCACACGGTCCGCACCCTAGGAAATATACGCAGAAAGTTAATAAAAAAGTTCGTCAGCTTGCATTGAGAAGTGTATTATCAGACAAGGTGCGTGAAGAATTAGCGGCGGTTGTAAAAGGTTTTGAGACGATAGAGAAGCCCAGTACAAAGACGATAAAAGCATTATTCAGCGCGCTGGGATTTGGCAAGACGTTAATAATTTACAGCTCGAATGCATTAAACGTAACGCGTTCAGTCCGAAATTTATCCGGGGCAAAGTGCATAAACGTATCAAGCATAAATGTATATGATATTCTCAACGCAAAGAATTTGATATTAACGCCTGAAGTCGTAGCGAAAATTGAGGAGGTCTATAACGCATGAATTTAACAGCTCACGATATAATAATCAGGCCGGTAATCACGGAGAAATCGAGCGCATTAATGGGCTTGAATAAATATACATTTGAGGTACACAAGAGCGCGAGTAAAATTCAGGTACGCAAGGCCGTTGAAGAAGTCTTTAAAGTCCAAGTAGCCGGAGTAAATACAATGAATGTGAAGGGCAAATTACGCCGCAGGGGACTGACAAAGGGATATACGCGTTCATGGAAAAAGGCAATAGTTGCGCTTAAGCCGGGCCAGAGTATAGAATTTTTCGAGGGTGCCTCGATTTAGTTTACAGGAGATTTAGAGATGTCGATAAAACAATTTAAGCCGTATACGCCCGGGCGCAGGCAAATGACGATACAGGGGCGCGAAGATATTACGGC contains:
- the rplW gene encoding 50S ribosomal protein L23, with product MNLTAHDIIIRPVITEKSSALMGLNKYTFEVHKSASKIQVRKAVEEVFKVQVAGVNTMNVKGKLRRRGLTKGYTRSWKKAIVALKPGQSIEFFEGASI
- the rplD gene encoding 50S ribosomal protein L4 — its product is MPFVKVYELNGDRAGEMELSEKVFNQSVNMSAIHQVVTAHLANCRQGTHNTLTRGDVSGGGKKPWRQKHTGRARQGSTRSPIWTHGGVAHGPHPRKYTQKVNKKVRQLALRSVLSDKVREELAAVVKGFETIEKPSTKTIKALFSALGFGKTLIIYSSNALNVTRSVRNLSGAKCINVSSINVYDILNAKNLILTPEVVAKIEEVYNA
- the rplC gene encoding 50S ribosomal protein L3, whose product is MSIGILGKKLGMTQIYDSEGQAVAVTVVSAGPCSVVALRTPEQNGYSAVLLGFESIKAHKLSKPQKVMFEKLKLEPKRTLREFRVNDVKQYEVGSEIKVDLFTAGEKINVKGISKGKGFAGVIKRHHMGGQQFSHGTSVEHRHGGSSGAISYPGRVFPGKRMPGHMGSDKVTVKNLTVMAVDVENNLILVKGAVPGSKNSLIALYKKD